In Chondrocystis sp. NIES-4102, the following proteins share a genomic window:
- a CDS encoding cytochrome P450, translating into MKIYGMLREKNNDNEDKVSFLPPGARKLETIKETIELIKDSQQFTELRSRKYGSVFKTCIFGQPMIYVTGQAGCRFVLENEDIYFQNKMLPNMESLIGKFAVTTQIDRIHHNRRKILAKAFTPKYLEEKIPIITQITAKYIERWDQHRYINWYDELQNYSLDIACKLFVGIDNGSQSELGSLYKIWSEGLFSFALPLPWTKLGRALDSRDRILAIINNLIEDRKNKYWQNDLLGILLNARDEEGNCLTEHEVKDQILNMLSAGHGTLASALCSICLLLTQNPGVLERCRQEQKVFINCEPMTINALEKMVYLEAVIKEVLRIFPPVGGGFREIIKDCEFENYYFPKGWRVIYNSFMSHKDATCFISPEKFNPDRFLELGENNYRGYFPFGGGKRRCLGENLARLEMKIFAAMIISRCEWQILHGQDLTMQQLPFPHPKDNLKVSFSCQKY; encoded by the coding sequence ATGAAAATTTATGGTATGTTGAGAGAAAAAAATAATGACAATGAAGATAAAGTCAGTTTTTTACCACCAGGGGCAAGAAAACTAGAGACAATTAAAGAGACAATCGAATTAATTAAAGACTCACAGCAATTTACTGAATTGAGATCCCGCAAGTATGGTTCAGTATTTAAAACTTGTATTTTTGGACAACCAATGATTTACGTTACAGGACAGGCAGGATGCAGATTCGTTTTAGAAAATGAGGACATTTATTTTCAAAATAAAATGCTTCCAAATATGGAAAGCTTAATCGGTAAATTTGCGGTTACTACTCAAATTGATAGAATTCATCACAATAGACGCAAGATTTTAGCTAAAGCGTTTACGCCGAAATATTTAGAAGAGAAAATACCAATTATTACTCAAATAACAGCAAAATATATAGAACGATGGGATCAGCATAGGTACATCAACTGGTATGATGAACTACAAAATTATAGTTTAGATATTGCTTGTAAGCTCTTTGTTGGAATAGACAATGGATCTCAAAGTGAATTAGGAAGTTTATATAAAATTTGGAGTGAAGGATTATTTTCTTTCGCACTGCCTTTGCCTTGGACTAAATTAGGTCGTGCCTTAGATAGTAGAGATAGAATTCTCGCTATTATAAATAATCTTATTGAAGATAGAAAAAATAAATATTGGCAAAATGATCTTTTAGGAATTTTACTCAACGCTCGTGATGAAGAAGGAAACTGTTTAACAGAACATGAGGTTAAAGATCAAATCTTAAATATGCTTTCTGCTGGACATGGTACGCTAGCTTCAGCATTATGCTCTATTTGCTTATTACTTACACAAAATCCTGGAGTTCTCGAACGTTGTCGTCAAGAACAAAAAGTTTTTATTAACTGTGAGCCAATGACAATAAATGCTTTAGAAAAAATGGTATATTTGGAAGCCGTAATAAAAGAAGTATTACGTATATTTCCCCCAGTAGGAGGCGGGTTTAGAGAAATAATTAAAGATTGTGAGTTTGAAAACTATTATTTTCCAAAAGGTTGGAGAGTTATTTATAATTCATTTATGTCTCATAAAGACGCAACTTGTTTTATTTCTCCAGAGAAATTCAACCCTGATCGCTTTCTTGAGCTTGGTGAAAATAATTATAGAGGATATTTTCCTTTTGGTGGTGGTAAACGACGTTGTTTAGGTGAAAATCTTGCTCGTTTAGAAATGAAAATTTTTGCAGCTATGATTATCAGCAGATGTGAATGGCAAATATTACATGGTCAAGATTTAACAATGCAGCAATTACCGTTTCCTCATCCAAAAGACAATTTGAAAGTTAGCTTCTCATGTCAAAAATATTAA